The Rhodoligotrophos appendicifer sequence ACCCATCGCAGTCTTCAGTCCCAATGATCCCCAGGCTTTCGCCTGCATCATCGGGATCCTGTACGCTGGCGGCATCTGGGTTCCGTGCAATGCGCGAAACACGGTAGCGGTGAATGCCCACTTCCTCTCCATGACCAGTGTGGAGGTGCTTTTTTATCATGGCAGCCTGGCGCGGGAAGCCGTTGAGCTGAAAGCGGCCGTTCCGACAATCCGTCTGCTGATCTGTATAGATGGCGACGGCGCAGGCTCGGCCCTGTCCCTGGACGATTTCCTCCAGCGAGGCGACGGCAGCTTGCCGGAGGTGCCGGATGATCCGGAGCGGCTCGCCACCATCTTTCCCACCGGCGGAACGACGGGCCTCTCGAAAGGCGCGCCCTGGACTCATCGGACCTGGGAAGCGTTGATTGGCGCATACTGGCATTGCATGCCCTCGACGACGCCTCCCGTCCATCTGGTGGCGGGTCCCATGACCCATGCCGCCGGTGGATTGGCACTGATGATGATGCCCGGCGGCGCCTGCAACGTCGTTCTTCCCCGCGCCGATCCCTTGCTGATCATGCAGGCGATCGACCGGCACCGGATCACCCATCTCTACCTGCCGCCGACCGTCCTCTACATGATGCTCGCCCATCCGGAAGTGCGCCGCTACGACTACTCCTCGCTGAAATACTTCGTGCTGGCGGCCGCTCCCATAGCACCGGAGAAGCTGCGCGAAGCGATGGACGTGTTCGGGCCCGTCATGTGCCAATCCTTCGGCCAGGCCGAGGCGCCTATGTTCCTCACCTTTCTGACCACCGCCGATCTCCTGGCCGCTGATGGCGACGGACGCCTGTACGCGAGCTGCGGCAGGCCCACGCTCAATGTACGGGTCGAGATCATGGATGATGCCGGGACCATCCTGCCGCCGGGAGAGCGCGGCGAGATTGTCGCCAAAGGCAGCCTCGTCTTTCCCGGCTATTACCGCAACCCCGAAGCCACTGCCGCGGCGTCCACCCATGGCTGGCATCATACGGGGGACATAGGCTACCGCGACGAGCAGGGTTTCATCTACATCGTCGACCGCAAGAAGGACATGATCGTCACTGGCGGCTTCAACGTCTTCTCGGCAGAGGTCGAGCAGGTCTTGCTTTCGCATCCCGCGGTGCGCGATTGCGCCGTGGTCGGCGTTCCCGATGCGAAATGGGGTGAAGCAATCAAGGCGGTCATCGAGCTCAAGGCGAATGCAGACGTCGACCCCCAGGACCTCATCGATCTCGTCAAGCGGGAGCTGGGCGGAGTGCATGCGCCCAAATCGGTCGACTTCTGGGATGAGCTGCCCCGCAGCGGCAATGGCAAGGTCTTGAAGCGTGATGTGCGCGACACATTCTGGAGCGGCCGCGAGCGCGCCGTTTAACAGAGGAATGAACCATGGCGAATGATGTCTACGTTCTCGGCGTGCATACGACCGAGTTCAAGAAGCAGCCCGAGAAAAGCTTCAAGGATCTGGCCCGCGACGCCTATCTGGGCGCCTTGGCGGATGCGGATCTGGAGGATGGACGCGACATTGAGGGAGCCTGGTTCGGGAATTGCCTGATGCATTACTGGGGACAGGCCCTGACGCGCGGCAACGTCTCCTTCATTCCTCTTGTCCGCGATGGACTGTTTCCCGACCGCGCTCCGATCGTCAACGTCGAAGGGGGCTGTGCCACAGGGAGCCTCGCTCTCGCCGGCGCCGCCAAGGAGATCCGCGCGGGCGATGCGGAACTGACGCTCGCGCTGGGTGCGGAGAAACTTTACGACGCGGAAGATCCGCGGCGGATCTTCGCCCATTTCTCCGGCGGCATGGACATGTTGGATCAGCACGAATGGGAGGAGGAATACCGCCGGGTCGGCGAGCAGATCGGCATCCCCTTCGCGCCCGGACCGGACCGAACCATCGCCATGGACACCTATGCCATG is a genomic window containing:
- a CDS encoding class I adenylate-forming enzyme family protein produces the protein MRLIDYFQKGLARGADRPAFVDDRVTLTYGEVDHRARRMASSLQASGLSTCPPIAVFSPNDPQAFACIIGILYAGGIWVPCNARNTVAVNAHFLSMTSVEVLFYHGSLAREAVELKAAVPTIRLLICIDGDGAGSALSLDDFLQRGDGSLPEVPDDPERLATIFPTGGTTGLSKGAPWTHRTWEALIGAYWHCMPSTTPPVHLVAGPMTHAAGGLALMMMPGGACNVVLPRADPLLIMQAIDRHRITHLYLPPTVLYMMLAHPEVRRYDYSSLKYFVLAAAPIAPEKLREAMDVFGPVMCQSFGQAEAPMFLTFLTTADLLAADGDGRLYASCGRPTLNVRVEIMDDAGTILPPGERGEIVAKGSLVFPGYYRNPEATAAASTHGWHHTGDIGYRDEQGFIYIVDRKKDMIVTGGFNVFSAEVEQVLLSHPAVRDCAVVGVPDAKWGEAIKAVIELKANADVDPQDLIDLVKRELGGVHAPKSVDFWDELPRSGNGKVLKRDVRDTFWSGRERAV